Proteins encoded in a region of the Corynebacterium breve genome:
- a CDS encoding DUF4272 domain-containing protein: protein MHVTALSTVPPADPRFSRCAPERVAELIGMLADAGLTVTSPNISTTHPLARLVTRVAAIYEYERSNAYTASQLAEFSSLADEGPVVFQIGNGPLRNVDGENLQAPGMEVKLPVAADAYRRRYSSISALSQQGLDVDSSVPPVIGAAEAVLRPAGEIERMQRAHATVGHIAAELALGEAPETDDVVAVDRALLTVREKQFLQDVGSLLVPGRKFEMSEALQERAWLHLESVAAAEALAWAIGNAEVPEGRLRAISCEPVAWMMGAPATGNAVVRSLEDILDAFDLNHLVHHSAPDWVGSEGARMAAGWNRALGWALWPKGEWGQSERVI from the coding sequence ATGCATGTGACCGCGTTGAGCACCGTCCCTCCCGCTGACCCGCGGTTTTCCCGTTGCGCGCCCGAACGAGTGGCCGAACTGATCGGGATGCTCGCCGATGCAGGATTGACCGTCACCAGCCCGAATATTTCCACGACGCATCCCCTTGCGCGTTTGGTCACGAGAGTCGCCGCAATCTACGAGTACGAGCGCTCTAACGCCTACACTGCGTCCCAGCTCGCCGAGTTTTCTTCGCTTGCCGACGAAGGGCCCGTCGTCTTTCAAATTGGCAACGGGCCCCTGCGCAATGTCGATGGCGAAAACCTCCAAGCCCCCGGGATGGAGGTCAAACTGCCGGTGGCCGCGGATGCTTATCGGCGCAGGTATTCGTCGATAAGCGCGCTGAGCCAACAGGGACTGGATGTGGATAGTTCTGTGCCTCCGGTGATTGGTGCGGCGGAGGCTGTGCTGCGGCCCGCGGGCGAGATCGAACGGATGCAGCGTGCGCACGCAACGGTGGGGCACATCGCGGCCGAATTGGCTTTGGGGGAGGCGCCGGAAACTGATGATGTGGTGGCGGTGGACCGCGCGCTATTGACGGTGCGGGAAAAGCAGTTCCTGCAGGACGTGGGGAGTCTGCTGGTGCCGGGAAGAAAATTCGAGATGAGCGAGGCGCTCCAAGAAAGAGCTTGGTTGCATCTGGAGTCGGTTGCGGCTGCGGAAGCTCTTGCTTGGGCGATTGGAAACGCGGAGGTTCCGGAGGGGCGACTGCGTGCGATTTCCTGCGAGCCAGTGGCATGGATGATGGGTGCGCCCGCGACTGGGAATGCTGTGGTGCGCTCGCTAGAAGACATCCTCGACGCCTTTGACTTAAACCATTTGGTGCATCACTCCGCGCCCGATTGGGTGGGTTCGGAAGGTGCGCGCATGGCGGCCGGGTGGAACCGCGCGCTTGGATGGGCACTGTGGCCGAAGGGTGAATGGGGTCAAAGTGAGCGGGTTATTTAG
- a CDS encoding sulfite exporter TauE/SafE family protein produces the protein MLTFILIGLAGFAAQLVDGGLGMGFGITSTTILIALAGLGPAQAVAAVNAAQLGTTFAAGVSHWRFGNVNWKAALKLGIPGMVLSFIGATVLSNLSVEAARPLTGIILMGLGIHLVMRFSRGRAPKKTTTKEPSGGLLFGLGSVGGFLSSTGGGGWGPVTMSTLLTMGRSEPRRIVGTVSASEFLVSIGGTAGFVVSMWDQLVENAMIILALLIGGVVAAPIAAFAVSRLNPYLLGGLVGTMLVVLNIPAVFGPLDLSETVLWIIRAAVLIVGFTVTIVGARRAREKAHEVEIVEAVDPDRERATESVHNSV, from the coding sequence TTGCTTACCTTCATCTTGATTGGCCTTGCAGGCTTTGCCGCCCAGCTTGTCGACGGCGGACTGGGCATGGGCTTCGGCATCACGTCGACCACCATCTTGATCGCCCTGGCAGGCCTCGGGCCCGCCCAGGCGGTCGCAGCCGTGAACGCCGCGCAGCTGGGCACCACTTTCGCCGCGGGCGTGAGCCACTGGCGCTTTGGCAACGTGAATTGGAAAGCGGCTCTGAAACTCGGCATCCCGGGCATGGTGTTGTCATTCATCGGTGCGACCGTGCTGTCGAACCTGTCGGTGGAAGCCGCGCGACCGCTCACCGGCATCATCCTCATGGGCCTTGGCATCCACCTGGTAATGCGATTCTCCCGTGGCCGCGCGCCGAAGAAGACCACGACGAAGGAACCATCCGGCGGTCTGCTGTTCGGTCTGGGGTCGGTCGGCGGATTCCTGTCCTCGACAGGTGGTGGCGGCTGGGGCCCAGTCACGATGTCCACACTGCTGACCATGGGACGCAGCGAGCCTCGCCGCATCGTCGGCACGGTATCGGCTTCTGAATTCTTGGTGTCGATCGGTGGTACCGCAGGCTTCGTCGTCAGTATGTGGGACCAGCTGGTAGAAAACGCGATGATCATTCTGGCGCTGCTCATCGGTGGTGTAGTAGCGGCACCGATCGCAGCTTTTGCTGTCTCGCGTTTGAATCCTTACCTGCTGGGCGGGCTTGTCGGCACGATGCTCGTGGTGTTGAACATCCCTGCCGTATTTGGTCCGTTGGATCTGTCGGAAACCGTATTGTGGATTATCCGCGCTGCAGTTCTGATCGTCGGATTCACCGTGACCATCGTCGGAGCGCGCCGCGCGCGGGAAAAGGCGCACGAAGTAGAGATTGTTGAAGCAGTTGATCCTGACAGGGAACGAGCCACCGAATCGGTGCATAACAGCGTCTAG
- a CDS encoding sulfate adenylyltransferase subunit 1, producing MHDLSSNHPFADRQTLRLCTAGSVDDGKSTFVGRLLHDTKSVLADQLASVEQTSADRGFDGLDLSLLVDGLRAEREQGITIDVAYRYFATDKRTFILADTPGHVQYTRNTVTGMSTSQVVVLLIDARHGVVEQTVRHLNVAALLGVKTVILAVNKIDLVNFSEDVFNTIRDEFLTRAGELGISDARVVPISALRGDNVVEPSENMPWYQGQTVLQMLEEVPVHSGRALDLDFRFPIQYVLREHASDYRAYAGRITAGSISVGDGISAPYGRTTTVTHIDSSDGEVHKAQAGDSVALRLADDIDLVRGDLLAGGTRPEPVREFAATVVGLTEKNIAPGQAVKIRYGTSLTRGRVAGVERIVDIDGKNNIEAPEHFGRNDIAHVSIQVANELPVEDYQARGAVGNFLVIDQASGNTLAAGLVGKRLTS from the coding sequence ATGCATGACCTATCCTCCAACCACCCATTTGCCGATAGGCAAACGCTGCGCCTGTGCACCGCGGGCTCCGTTGACGACGGAAAATCCACCTTTGTCGGTCGCCTGCTGCACGACACAAAGTCAGTCCTAGCGGACCAGTTGGCTAGCGTCGAGCAGACTTCCGCCGACCGTGGCTTCGATGGTCTTGATCTGTCCCTACTGGTTGACGGCCTGCGTGCCGAGCGTGAGCAGGGCATCACCATCGACGTTGCTTATCGGTATTTCGCTACCGACAAGCGCACCTTCATCCTCGCGGACACCCCGGGTCACGTGCAGTACACCCGCAACACGGTTACGGGCATGTCCACCTCGCAGGTTGTCGTTTTGCTTATCGACGCCCGCCACGGCGTCGTCGAGCAAACCGTGCGGCACCTCAACGTGGCAGCGCTCTTGGGCGTAAAAACCGTCATTCTGGCCGTGAACAAGATCGACCTGGTGAATTTCTCCGAGGACGTATTCAACACCATCCGCGATGAATTCCTTACGCGGGCCGGTGAACTGGGCATTTCCGACGCGCGCGTGGTCCCGATCTCCGCGCTACGAGGCGACAACGTCGTCGAGCCTTCCGAGAACATGCCGTGGTACCAGGGCCAGACGGTTTTGCAGATGCTCGAAGAAGTCCCTGTCCACTCTGGCCGCGCCTTGGACCTCGATTTCCGATTCCCGATCCAATACGTGCTGCGCGAACACGCTTCCGATTATCGCGCCTACGCTGGTCGAATCACAGCCGGCAGCATCTCTGTGGGGGATGGAATTAGCGCGCCATATGGACGAACAACCACCGTCACGCATATCGACAGCTCTGATGGTGAAGTTCACAAGGCGCAGGCCGGCGACTCGGTGGCACTCCGGCTTGCCGACGATATCGACCTCGTCCGTGGCGATCTGCTCGCCGGCGGAACTAGGCCCGAGCCGGTACGCGAATTCGCTGCCACGGTAGTCGGCCTGACCGAGAAGAACATCGCGCCGGGGCAGGCGGTCAAAATCCGCTACGGCACTTCCCTGACCCGGGGTCGTGTGGCCGGTGTGGAGCGCATCGTGGACATCGATGGCAAGAACAACATCGAGGCCCCGGAGCACTTCGGCCGCAACGACATCGCGCACGTCAGCATCCAGGTGGCCAATGAGTTGCCAGTAGAGGATTACCAAGCGCGTGGTGCGGTGGGCAACTTCCTCGTCATCGATCAGGCAAGCGGAAACACGTTGGCGGCGGGGCTCGTCGGTAAGCGCCTGACATCATGA
- the cysD gene encoding sulfate adenylyltransferase subunit CysD, with protein sequence MTQLSPHLQDLENESIHILREVAGQFDKIGLLFSGGKDSCVVFELARRAFAPAAMPIELLHVDTGHNFPEVIEFRDRLVAETGARLRVAEVQDWIDRGDLVERPDGTRNPLQTVPLVETIADAGYDAVLGGARRDEERARAKERVFSVRDSFGGWDPRRQRPELWDLYNGEKLPGENIRVFPISNWTETDVWEYIGARNIELPDIYFAHDREVFNRDGMWLTPGEWGGPKESEDIVVKHVRYRTVGDMSCTGAVESDATTIEEVLAEIATSTLTERGATRADDRLSESAMEDRKKEGYF encoded by the coding sequence ATGACACAGCTTTCACCACACCTTCAAGATTTAGAGAACGAATCGATTCACATCCTGCGTGAGGTAGCGGGGCAGTTCGATAAGATCGGCCTGCTTTTCTCCGGCGGCAAGGACTCCTGCGTCGTCTTCGAACTAGCGCGCCGCGCGTTCGCGCCTGCGGCGATGCCGATCGAGCTGCTACACGTGGACACTGGGCATAACTTCCCCGAGGTCATCGAGTTCCGCGACCGGCTCGTCGCCGAGACCGGAGCGCGACTGCGCGTGGCCGAGGTCCAGGATTGGATCGACCGTGGCGATCTTGTCGAGCGCCCCGACGGCACGCGCAATCCGCTACAAACCGTGCCACTGGTGGAGACGATCGCAGACGCCGGCTACGACGCCGTCCTCGGTGGTGCACGCCGCGACGAGGAACGCGCCCGCGCCAAGGAACGCGTCTTTTCGGTTCGCGACAGCTTCGGCGGCTGGGACCCTCGCCGCCAACGCCCTGAGCTGTGGGATTTGTACAACGGCGAAAAGCTGCCGGGGGAGAACATTCGCGTCTTTCCCATTTCCAACTGGACTGAAACTGACGTCTGGGAGTACATCGGTGCCCGCAACATCGAACTGCCGGACATCTACTTCGCCCACGACCGCGAGGTGTTCAACCGCGATGGAATGTGGCTGACCCCTGGCGAATGGGGTGGGCCGAAGGAATCAGAGGACATCGTCGTGAAGCATGTGCGCTACCGCACTGTTGGCGATATGAGCTGCACTGGTGCTGTCGAATCCGACGCCACCACCATTGAAGAGGTACTTGCAGAGATCGCAACCTCAACGCTGACCGAGCGCGGCGCCACGCGTGCCGACGACCGCCTGAGCGAATCCGCCATGGAAGACCGCAAGAAAGAGGGTTACTTCTGA
- a CDS encoding sulfite exporter TauE/SafE family protein: protein MTTLILIAVAGLAAQLVDGGLGMGFGATSTTILILLAGLGPAQASAVVHAAELGTTLASGLSHWRLGNVNWRVVAAIGIPGGVGAFLGATFLSTMSTEAARPIMSAVLVAIGLNLMLRFSRGLTQRTLRPKPHSKGFLGGLGFVGGFIDATGGGGWGPVTTSTLLSAGREEPRRIVGTVNTAEFVVTSAATLGFVLGMWDDLLSNLAAVIALLVGGVIAAPVAAWIVSRLNPILLGGIVGTLIVLLNLPVVLNFASVPHAWIAQAVVLVSGVALSGTGVYRARRNSKTAAQAEQNPTKSISVEPQPIES, encoded by the coding sequence ATGACTACGCTAATCCTGATTGCAGTGGCGGGCCTTGCCGCCCAGCTTGTCGATGGCGGACTGGGCATGGGCTTCGGCGCCACTTCGACAACCATTCTGATTCTTCTTGCGGGTCTTGGCCCTGCTCAGGCATCTGCTGTAGTGCACGCTGCCGAGCTAGGCACCACCTTGGCCAGCGGGCTGAGCCATTGGCGGTTGGGTAACGTGAACTGGCGCGTCGTCGCGGCGATCGGAATCCCCGGCGGTGTAGGGGCCTTTCTTGGCGCTACATTCCTGTCGACAATGTCCACAGAGGCGGCGCGCCCCATCATGTCGGCGGTGTTGGTCGCGATCGGGCTGAACTTGATGCTGCGCTTTTCGCGCGGTCTGACCCAGCGCACGCTGCGCCCGAAACCACACTCGAAGGGGTTCCTGGGCGGGCTCGGCTTTGTTGGTGGGTTCATCGATGCAACCGGCGGCGGAGGATGGGGTCCGGTGACCACGTCCACGCTGTTGAGCGCAGGCCGAGAGGAGCCACGCCGCATCGTCGGCACGGTAAATACGGCGGAATTCGTGGTTACTTCGGCTGCGACCTTGGGGTTTGTGCTCGGAATGTGGGACGACCTCCTTTCCAACCTGGCGGCGGTGATCGCACTCCTTGTGGGCGGGGTGATCGCGGCTCCGGTCGCCGCGTGGATCGTATCGCGCCTGAATCCCATCCTGCTCGGCGGGATCGTTGGCACGCTGATTGTGCTGTTGAACCTGCCTGTTGTTTTGAACTTTGCCTCCGTGCCTCATGCTTGGATCGCGCAAGCCGTGGTCTTGGTATCCGGGGTGGCGTTGTCAGGGACGGGTGTATATCGTGCCCGCAGGAACTCAAAAACTGCTGCGCAAGCCGAACAAAATCCTACGAAGTCGATTAGCGTAGAACCTCAACCGATAGAAAGCTAG
- a CDS encoding phosphoadenylyl-sulfate reductase has translation MNLLGASGTYRDPEESPAGVTTTAPLDDDTLRANQELVDKHADALYNETAENILDWAHTHAPGALAVTLSMENTVLAELAKDHLPDADFLFLDTGYHFKETLEVADQVEARYPKQTLVRATPTLTRAEQDETYGLNLYLTNPTACCRMRKVEPLAVNLSPYAGWVTGLRRADGPTRAQAPALSLDATGRLKISPIITWSLEDTERYIEERDLIIHPLTKHGYPSIGCETCTLPVAEGEDPRAGRWAGQNKTECGLHS, from the coding sequence ATGAACCTCCTCGGAGCCAGCGGAACCTACCGCGATCCCGAAGAAAGCCCCGCGGGAGTCACCACGACAGCTCCGCTTGACGACGACACCCTGCGTGCAAACCAAGAGCTCGTCGATAAGCATGCGGACGCGCTGTACAACGAAACTGCCGAAAACATTCTGGACTGGGCGCACACTCACGCGCCTGGTGCCCTCGCGGTGACGCTGAGCATGGAGAACACTGTGCTAGCCGAACTGGCAAAGGACCACTTGCCGGATGCAGACTTCCTGTTTCTCGATACCGGTTATCACTTCAAGGAGACCCTGGAGGTGGCCGATCAGGTTGAGGCGCGGTACCCGAAGCAGACGCTCGTACGTGCCACTCCGACGTTGACCAGGGCCGAGCAGGACGAGACCTACGGACTCAACCTGTATCTGACCAATCCGACTGCGTGCTGCCGCATGCGCAAGGTGGAACCGCTGGCCGTGAACCTATCGCCCTATGCGGGGTGGGTCACTGGCCTGCGTCGCGCTGACGGGCCGACGAGGGCGCAGGCACCGGCGTTGAGCTTGGACGCGACGGGCAGGCTGAAGATCTCGCCGATCATCACCTGGTCGCTGGAGGATACGGAGCGCTACATCGAAGAGCGCGACCTCATCATCCACCCCTTGACCAAGCATGGATACCCATCAATCGGGTGCGAAACATGCACGCTTCCGGTGGCCGAGGGCGAGGACCCACGCGCCGGACGATGGGCAGGACAAAACAAGACAGAATGCGGGCTTCACTCATGA
- a CDS encoding sirohydrochlorin chelatase, translating to MTALITLSHGSRHSEAADGIRALTVAAAKRLGVDAVESHLDFTEPTLSDAAVALAQAGHSHAIVVPLLFTDAFHAKVDVPHALTQAEEISGISLSLAATLGQGDDTARILATRVRQDAPAGATVVLYPVGTSDTTGAQATEDLAQRVGELAGFQVRVVPATGTGDNRGAAGLRAVAEASENMHLLPLFVTHGTLLDSAVLTVRELMDDTGVVVTHSAPLLLDLAPLVARRYREAVSSLVSVGR from the coding sequence ATGACAGCGCTGATCACCCTGTCCCACGGCTCGCGCCACTCCGAAGCCGCCGACGGAATCCGGGCGTTGACCGTGGCCGCTGCCAAGCGGTTGGGAGTGGACGCGGTGGAGTCCCACCTTGACTTCACCGAGCCCACCTTGAGCGATGCCGCTGTGGCCCTGGCTCAAGCAGGCCACAGCCACGCCATCGTGGTGCCGTTGCTGTTCACCGATGCTTTCCACGCGAAAGTGGACGTGCCACACGCGCTCACCCAGGCGGAAGAGATCTCGGGGATTTCACTGAGCCTCGCAGCCACTCTCGGTCAGGGCGACGACACCGCACGGATACTGGCCACGCGAGTCCGCCAGGATGCGCCCGCAGGGGCCACCGTGGTGTTGTACCCCGTGGGCACCTCTGACACCACGGGCGCGCAAGCCACCGAAGACCTTGCCCAGCGGGTTGGGGAACTAGCAGGATTCCAGGTGCGCGTGGTGCCAGCGACAGGCACGGGCGACAACCGCGGTGCGGCAGGGCTTAGGGCGGTGGCAGAAGCCTCCGAAAACATGCACCTATTACCCTTGTTCGTCACGCACGGCACCTTGCTGGACAGCGCCGTACTTACGGTGCGTGAGCTGATGGACGACACAGGTGTCGTCGTCACACACTCAGCGCCACTGCTGCTGGATTTGGCTCCTTTGGTGGCGCGCCGCTACCGCGAGGCTGTGTCATCGCTGGTCAGCGTAGGGCGGTAA
- a CDS encoding AI-2E family transporter, protein MTEKDLHDSLSEVVDSDPQELAGSTAVGDTGLGTSDEMIDRSTILAHDAKSIAGWALRFIIVAVAAFILWHLLGYIWVGLLPAMLALIFATVLWPAVRFLRNRKIPAALAVLLVIVGFFGIIFGIFAAMAPTIARQSKDLAVQAEAGIEQILRYLETGPIKIDTTQIDKAISELQDFVSGQASNIASGVMSGVSAATSIATTVVLMLVLVFFFLKDGDGFLPWVRKYVGEKAGFHITEVSMRSWNTLAGFIRTQALVSFVDAFFIGIGLVILQIPLALALAVITFFAGFIPIIGAFSAGALAVIIALVSQGFTSAVIVLVLIIAVQQIEGNVLQPLLQSKAMGLHAAIVLLSVAVGSTLFGILGAFLAVPVAAVAAVWLRYHAEMVSLRSGEITADDIQLSTQRGSTLSSQEAFNAVREHLRSMGRRKAKAPAEEETAEATN, encoded by the coding sequence GTGACTGAAAAAGACCTGCACGATTCCCTTTCCGAAGTTGTGGATAGCGATCCACAAGAGCTTGCTGGTTCCACAGCCGTGGGCGACACCGGCTTAGGCACGTCCGACGAGATGATCGACCGTTCCACAATCCTGGCACACGATGCCAAGTCAATCGCCGGCTGGGCCCTACGCTTTATCATCGTCGCGGTAGCCGCATTCATCCTATGGCACCTCCTTGGTTACATCTGGGTTGGACTCCTCCCAGCGATGCTGGCGCTGATCTTTGCCACCGTGCTTTGGCCTGCGGTGCGATTCCTACGCAACCGCAAAATTCCTGCCGCGCTGGCGGTATTGCTGGTGATTGTCGGATTCTTCGGCATCATCTTCGGCATCTTCGCTGCAATGGCGCCGACTATCGCGCGCCAGTCAAAGGATCTTGCGGTGCAAGCAGAGGCCGGCATCGAGCAAATCCTGCGCTACCTAGAAACCGGGCCGATCAAGATTGACACAACGCAGATCGATAAGGCGATTAGCGAGCTCCAAGATTTCGTCTCGGGCCAGGCTTCCAACATCGCGTCGGGTGTCATGTCGGGTGTCTCCGCTGCCACGAGCATCGCCACCACGGTGGTCTTGATGCTGGTCCTCGTATTCTTCTTCCTTAAAGATGGCGACGGATTCCTGCCGTGGGTGCGCAAGTATGTTGGCGAAAAGGCAGGATTCCACATCACCGAGGTTTCGATGCGTTCGTGGAACACTCTCGCCGGGTTCATCCGCACCCAGGCATTGGTGTCCTTTGTCGATGCGTTCTTCATCGGTATCGGTCTGGTTATCTTGCAGATTCCACTGGCGCTCGCTCTTGCTGTAATCACCTTCTTCGCGGGCTTTATCCCGATTATCGGTGCGTTTTCTGCAGGAGCGTTAGCGGTGATCATCGCATTGGTCTCACAAGGGTTTACGTCTGCGGTCATCGTCTTGGTCCTGATCATCGCTGTCCAGCAGATCGAGGGCAATGTCTTGCAGCCACTGCTTCAGTCGAAGGCCATGGGCCTTCACGCAGCAATTGTGCTGCTCTCCGTGGCCGTGGGTTCTACGCTATTCGGCATCCTCGGCGCTTTCTTGGCAGTTCCAGTCGCCGCTGTCGCCGCTGTGTGGCTGCGTTACCACGCTGAGATGGTGTCGCTTCGTTCCGGCGAAATTACTGCCGACGACATCCAGCTTTCCACCCAGCGGGGATCGACATTGAGCTCGCAGGAGGCGTTCAACGCGGTGCGCGAACACTTGCGCTCGATGGGTCGTCGTAAAGCGAAAGCCCCTGCGGAAGAGGAAACTGCAGAAGCAACTAACTAG
- a CDS encoding nucleosidase: MSILIVAAVRAEAARITNHEVLITGVGTVPAAIALTRRLATGPRPERIVNVGTAGALHDAHAGVYEITAIKKHDFDSAAVEGITTPVFPRWFTLPVTGALPTANLVTGDTFVNDSALRDRLAAEAQLVDMEAYALAAAAATFDVPFTALKQISDSADESAMEHWVPSLERAAQELADALAMITS; this comes from the coding sequence ATGAGCATTTTGATCGTTGCGGCGGTGCGCGCAGAAGCTGCGCGAATTACAAATCACGAGGTACTCATTACCGGAGTGGGCACCGTGCCTGCGGCGATCGCACTTACTCGTCGTTTAGCAACGGGTCCGCGGCCCGAGCGCATCGTCAACGTAGGTACCGCCGGAGCGCTTCACGATGCCCACGCGGGCGTCTACGAAATCACCGCAATCAAGAAGCATGACTTTGATTCGGCGGCTGTCGAGGGCATCACCACGCCCGTCTTCCCGCGCTGGTTCACCCTGCCCGTCACAGGTGCGTTGCCCACCGCGAATCTGGTCACCGGCGACACCTTTGTCAATGACTCCGCCCTCCGAGACCGCCTGGCTGCTGAAGCCCAGCTGGTGGACATGGAAGCCTACGCCCTGGCCGCCGCAGCAGCTACTTTCGACGTGCCCTTTACGGCGCTGAAACAGATCTCCGATTCCGCTGATGAGTCCGCAATGGAACATTGGGTGCCATCTCTTGAGCGCGCCGCCCAAGAGTTGGCCGACGCGCTCGCAATGATTACTTCCTAG
- a CDS encoding nitrite/sulfite reductase, giving the protein MTTVTERKPRAKKPEGQWKIDGNTPLNHDEEVKQVEPVLQVKQRVIDTYSKEGFDSIPADDLAPRFKWLGMYTQRKQNLGGEHTGKDNSELQDKFFMMRIRFDGGRCTTEQARAVGEISRDWARSTIDLTDRQNIQLHWVEIENVPAIWEKLESVGLNTWDGCGDVPRVILGSPVAGIAKDEIIDATPAIEEITNDYVLRDENQNLPRKFKSSISGNARQDVTHEIQDLAFQAVEHPELGPGFQVFVGGGLSTNPMLAQSLGAFATLEQVPEVWNAVVGIFRDYGFRRLRNRARLKFLVAQWGAEKFRQVLEDEYLGYKLPDGPNPPENPISRDHIGLHEQKDGNFYLGVKPTLGHLSGEQLIAVADLAESYGLTRLRFTPFKELLLLDIPKDKVDSLTADLDSMGLYSKPSEFRRGLLSCTGLEYCKLAHVTTKSRAIELADELEERFTDLDSPITIALNGCPNACARTQIADIGLKGQTVTDEEGNRVEGFQVHLGGTLGDGANFGRKIRGHKVLSSELTDYVTRVVQNYVDKRDEGELFRDWLIRAEEEDIK; this is encoded by the coding sequence ATGACTACCGTCACCGAACGCAAGCCCCGCGCCAAGAAGCCCGAGGGACAGTGGAAGATCGACGGCAACACGCCACTGAACCATGACGAGGAGGTCAAGCAGGTTGAACCCGTACTGCAGGTGAAGCAGCGCGTGATCGATACATACTCTAAGGAGGGATTCGACTCGATCCCCGCCGATGACCTTGCACCGCGCTTCAAGTGGCTCGGTATGTATACGCAGCGCAAGCAGAACCTGGGCGGCGAGCACACCGGCAAGGACAACTCCGAACTGCAGGACAAGTTCTTTATGATGCGCATCCGCTTCGACGGCGGCCGCTGCACCACCGAGCAGGCCCGCGCGGTGGGTGAAATCTCGCGCGACTGGGCGCGTTCCACCATCGACCTCACCGACCGCCAAAACATCCAGCTGCACTGGGTTGAAATCGAGAATGTGCCGGCGATCTGGGAAAAGCTGGAATCTGTCGGACTCAATACCTGGGACGGCTGCGGCGACGTCCCCCGCGTGATCCTGGGCTCCCCGGTAGCAGGCATCGCCAAGGACGAGATTATCGATGCCACCCCGGCCATCGAGGAAATCACCAACGATTACGTCCTGCGCGACGAAAACCAGAACCTGCCGCGCAAGTTCAAGTCTTCGATCTCCGGCAACGCCCGCCAGGACGTCACCCACGAGATCCAGGACCTCGCCTTCCAAGCAGTTGAGCACCCTGAACTGGGTCCCGGTTTCCAGGTCTTTGTCGGCGGTGGCTTGTCGACGAACCCCATGCTCGCCCAATCCCTCGGCGCCTTTGCCACCTTGGAGCAGGTCCCAGAGGTATGGAACGCCGTTGTCGGAATCTTCCGCGACTATGGTTTCCGCCGCCTGCGCAACCGCGCTCGCCTGAAGTTCCTCGTCGCCCAATGGGGTGCCGAGAAGTTCCGCCAGGTCCTCGAAGACGAGTACCTCGGCTATAAGCTGCCCGATGGCCCAAACCCGCCAGAGAATCCGATCTCACGCGATCACATCGGCCTGCACGAGCAAAAGGACGGCAACTTCTACCTTGGCGTGAAGCCAACCTTGGGCCACCTGTCTGGCGAGCAGCTCATCGCGGTGGCCGACCTCGCGGAATCCTATGGGCTGACCCGTCTGCGCTTCACCCCATTCAAAGAGCTGCTGTTGCTCGACATTCCAAAGGACAAGGTTGATAGCCTTACCGCCGATCTCGATTCGATGGGCCTGTACTCCAAGCCCAGCGAGTTCCGTCGCGGCCTGCTGTCGTGCACCGGCTTGGAGTACTGCAAGCTCGCGCATGTGACCACCAAGTCTCGCGCCATCGAGCTTGCCGACGAGCTGGAGGAGCGCTTTACCGACCTCGACTCGCCAATCACCATCGCGCTCAATGGCTGCCCGAACGCGTGTGCCCGAACCCAGATCGCAGACATCGGATTGAAGGGCCAGACCGTCACTGACGAGGAGGGCAACCGCGTCGAAGGCTTCCAGGTTCACCTGGGCGGCACCCTCGGTGATGGAGCCAACTTCGGTCGCAAGATCCGAGGACACAAGGTACTTTCCTCAGAGCTCACTGACTACGTCACTCGCGTGGTGCAGAACTACGTGGACAAGCGCGACGAAGGCGAGTTGTTCCGCGACTGGCTCATCCGCGCCGAAGAGGAGGACATCAAGTGA